The genomic region TGCTGTCCACGCTCCCCGAGAAACATCGAGAGATCCTCATCCTGCGTTTGGTCATGGGTTTGTCGGCAGAGGAAACCGCTGTCGCCGTGGGCAGTACGGCGGGAGCTATACGAGTGGCCCAACATCGGGCGCTCGCGAAACTGAAGTCACAAGTGGCGAGGGCAGGTGAAATGTATGGCTAGGGATGGCGAGCGTGGTCGGGGCGACTGGAAGGCGCGGCGCGGATCGCGAAACAGCGGTCCCTATGCCGATTCGTCCGGCGATCCGGAATCCGGTGGGACCGGTCCGGTGGATATCGCGGCCGTGCGCCGCGACGACGCTCTGATCACCGCGATCGCCGGCGACGGCACCGTCGCGACCGAAAGCCCCGAGGAATATCAGCTCGCGGCCCTGCTCGCCAATTGGCGAGCCGAGATCATCGAGCCTCCGTTGCCGGCCGGACCGGATCTGGATGCCATCGTCGCCGCGGTCAATCAGGAGATCGGCGCCCGGCACACCAGGGTCGGCGGCGCCCGGCGCGGAAATCTGCGCCTGGTCCGGCCGTTGCTCGGTGCGGCGGCGGCGGTCGCGGTGATCGCCGGTGGCACGACCGCGTTCTCCTACAGCGCGCAGCCCGGTGATCCGTTGTGGCGGGTGAAGGAGGTGGTGTTCAGCGAACAGGCGCAGACCACCATCGCCCAGCACGCCGACGAGGATCTGACCAAGGCACAGGATCTGCTCGCGCAGAATCGGCCCGAGCAGGCCAAGGCGCTGTTGCAGAGCGCGTCGAGTACGGCCACCCAGGTCAACGACGACGGGCGCAAATCGGATCTGCTCGACAAGTACAACCAGCTGCTGGCCAAACTGCAGGAGCAGGCGCCGAATATCGCCGCCGGGCTGACCCCGGTGATACCGCCGCGGCAGACCGTGCCCGGTTCGCAGGAGCCGACCTCGGCCAACGAGCGACCGGTCACCCCGGGTAATCCCGGCCGGCCGAGCTACGACCCGCGGCTCGCGCCGCAGTCGCCCGGTGGCGGCTCGGACAATTCGGGTGGTCACGGCGGCTCGGGACATACCGATACCCCCGGCACCGGCGTCAATCCCGGCGGTCCGATCCTCCCGCCCGAGCACACCACCGTGGTCAGCCCGCCGAGCGAGCCCGCCTCGCCGCCGGGCAACCACGAACCGGGCGGCCACGAGACCGGCGGCGGGCACGATTCGGGCGGCGGTACCGAGGGCGGCAGCAATCCGGCCGGGCCGAGCACCATCGCGACGCCCGGCGACTCGATACCCGTGCCGGACAAGCCGAGTGGCGACGGCACCGGCGGCGGTGCGGGGAACAACACCCCCGCACCGAACACCCCGGTGAAGCCGGTCGCCCCCTCCGGCGAGGATTCGCATCTGCACCCGACGATGCCCCCGATCGCGCCGACCACCGTGCCGTTGCCGCCGGTCGGCGGGGGACTGGGCACGATCAAATAGCAGTAACCTCGGTATACACAGCGAATACGGCCGCGAATTCTCGCGGCCGTACGTGTATTTCGTGACTGTCGGTATTTTTTCCGGGGGTCGTGCTTTCCCCCGGACGAATTCGGGCGTCGGGTGACTCAGGCGTCGAAACCGTCGAAACCGTCGCCGTGCAACGCCTCGTTCATCGAGGCATCGGCGTAGCCGCGGCAGTAGTCCCAGGTGACGTACGCCTCGGGCGTGGGATCGTAGGCGGGCTCGTGCGGGCGGACCGTGCCGTCGACCAGTAGTTGAAGCAGGTTGGCGCGCAGCATGTCCCAGTCGTGATAGTGATCCTGCCGGCAGTCCTCGCAGCTGACCACGAGTCCACGGATACCCCGATGCGCCAGCAGCGCCTCGTATACGGCGAGGTCGGCGAGATCCTCTTCGACCGCTAGGCGCTCGTGAGGATCCAGCGGCTCCCCCGGCTCGATGGCATCGAGCGCGGCCGACGGGTCGGAGGGATCTCCGGCGAATGGATCCGGCGGCAGGCCAGGTGGTAGATGGTCACGCACAATCCCACGGTACGCAGAACAGGGGGCTGTGCGCCAGCGCTGGCCTCAATTTGCTGCGTTGTGTTTATCGAGGTGCGCGCCGACCGGTACGACGGCGGGCCGACTGCGTCACACTCCGGCGAGTCGTGTTTGCCGGGAGTTGTCCCATGTCGTCCGGAGCCCCCGGTCCACCCGCAGTGAGAGGCCGATACCATGGACGCACAGGTGCCGGGTTGCAATTTCAGGAGGGGTTTTTTCCGATGAGTGATCCCGTGATGGGCGAACGCGCCGTCCGCCCGCATACGGGTGGTGACGATCCGAACAAGATCGCCATGCTCGGCCTCACGTTCGACGACGTGCTGTTGCTGCCGGCCGCTTCGGATCTCATCCCCAGTTCGGTCGACACATCCAGTCGGCTGACGCGCGAGATCACGCTGCGCACCCCGCTGGTGAGTTCGGCGATGGACACCGTCACCGAGGCCAGGATGGCGATCGCGATGGCCCGGGCCGGCGGTATGGGTGTGCTGCACCGCAATCTGTCCATCGCGGATCAGTCGGCCGCCGTCGAGACGGTGAAGCGCTCCGAGGCCGGCATGGTGACCGATCCGGTGACCTGCCGTCCCACCGATACGCTCGCCGAGGTCGACGCGATGTGCGCGCGCTACCGCATCTCCGGTCTGCCGGTGGTGGACGAGACGGGCGCGCTGGTCGGCATCATCACCAACCGCGACATGCGTTTCGAGGTCGATCAGGACCGCCGCGTCGCCGACGTGATGACCAAGGCCCCGCTGATCACCGCCCAGGAGGGCGTCACCGCCGAGGCCGCCCTCGGCCTGCTGCGGCGGCACAAGGTGGAGAAGCTGCCCATCGTCGACGGCAACGGCCGGCTGCGCGGCCTCATCACCGTCAAGGATTTCGTCAAGACGGATCAGTTCCCGAACGCCACCAAGGACCGCGACGGCCGGCTGCTGGTCGGCGCCGCGGTGGGCGTCGGCGAGGATTCCTGGTCGCGGGCCATGTCGCTGCGCGACGCCGGGGTCGACGTCCTGATCGTCGACACCGCGCACGGCCACCAGGCGCAGGTGCTGCAGATGGTGGCCAAGCTGAAGACCGAAGTGGGCGAACGCATCCAGGTCGTCGGCGGCAACGTCGCCACCCGCGAGGGCGCGGCCGCGCTGGTCGAGGCGGGCGCCGACGCGGTCAAGGTCGGGGTGGGCCCCGGCTCGATCTGCACCACCCGCGTGGTCGCGGGTGTCGGCGCGCCGCAGATCACCGCCATCCTCGAGGCCGTCGCGGCGTGCAAGGCGGCGGGGGTTCCGGTCATCGCCGACGGCGGTATCCAGTACTCCGGCGATGTCGCCA from Nocardia sp. BMG111209 harbors:
- the guaB gene encoding IMP dehydrogenase, with amino-acid sequence MSDPVMGERAVRPHTGGDDPNKIAMLGLTFDDVLLLPAASDLIPSSVDTSSRLTREITLRTPLVSSAMDTVTEARMAIAMARAGGMGVLHRNLSIADQSAAVETVKRSEAGMVTDPVTCRPTDTLAEVDAMCARYRISGLPVVDETGALVGIITNRDMRFEVDQDRRVADVMTKAPLITAQEGVTAEAALGLLRRHKVEKLPIVDGNGRLRGLITVKDFVKTDQFPNATKDRDGRLLVGAAVGVGEDSWSRAMSLRDAGVDVLIVDTAHGHQAQVLQMVAKLKTEVGERIQVVGGNVATREGAAALVEAGADAVKVGVGPGSICTTRVVAGVGAPQITAILEAVAACKAAGVPVIADGGIQYSGDVAKAIAAGASTVMLGSLLAGTAESPGDLILMNGKQFKSYRGMGSLGAMQGRGQAKSYSKDRYFQDDVLAEDKLVPEGIEGRVPFRGPVNQVIHQLVGGLRAAMGYTGARTVPELQEAQFVQITAAGLKESHPHDITMTVEAPNYTGRG
- a CDS encoding anti-sigma-D factor RsdA; this encodes MARDGERGRGDWKARRGSRNSGPYADSSGDPESGGTGPVDIAAVRRDDALITAIAGDGTVATESPEEYQLAALLANWRAEIIEPPLPAGPDLDAIVAAVNQEIGARHTRVGGARRGNLRLVRPLLGAAAAVAVIAGGTTAFSYSAQPGDPLWRVKEVVFSEQAQTTIAQHADEDLTKAQDLLAQNRPEQAKALLQSASSTATQVNDDGRKSDLLDKYNQLLAKLQEQAPNIAAGLTPVIPPRQTVPGSQEPTSANERPVTPGNPGRPSYDPRLAPQSPGGGSDNSGGHGGSGHTDTPGTGVNPGGPILPPEHTTVVSPPSEPASPPGNHEPGGHETGGGHDSGGGTEGGSNPAGPSTIATPGDSIPVPDKPSGDGTGGGAGNNTPAPNTPVKPVAPSGEDSHLHPTMPPIAPTTVPLPPVGGGLGTIK
- a CDS encoding DUF5319 domain-containing protein, whose amino-acid sequence is MRDHLPPGLPPDPFAGDPSDPSAALDAIEPGEPLDPHERLAVEEDLADLAVYEALLAHRGIRGLVVSCEDCRQDHYHDWDMLRANLLQLLVDGTVRPHEPAYDPTPEAYVTWDYCRGYADASMNEALHGDGFDGFDA